In a single window of the Acyrthosiphon pisum isolate AL4f chromosome X, pea_aphid_22Mar2018_4r6ur, whole genome shotgun sequence genome:
- the LOC103307704 gene encoding uncharacterized protein LOC103307704, with the protein MVRGGDLAPEEKPKHRTQKFRSEWITDCALRDWIEQDANELKARCTFCNVSMVAELTVIKNHGKGKKHTSILSSASKQKSMMCFTSKTPSVQNKINKSVQQAEIKLAGYIAEHNISFLASDHLTDLLKDIFPVSDIAKSMSMKRTKTTAIIKNVIGTTQKNELASILKGVHFSLLTDESTDIGTVKTSCVVVRYV; encoded by the exons atggTGAGAGGTGGAGATTTGGCCCCAGAAGAAAAACCCAAACATCGAACGCAAAAATTCCGTTCAGAATGGATAACTGATTGTGCACTTAGAGATTGGATTGAACAAGATGCCAACGAGCTTAAAGCAAGGTGTACATTTTGCAACGTCTCTATGGTTGCCGAATTAACTGTAATCAAAAACCATGGGAAAGGAAAAAAACACACGAGCATTTTAAGTAGCGCGTCAAAACAAAAATCGATGATGTGTTTTACATCGAAAACCCCgtcagttcaaaataaaatcaataagtcTGTGCAACAAGCGGAAATTAAATTGGCTGGTTACATTgcagaacataatatttcattccTAGCTTCGGATCATTTGACGGATTTGTTGAAAGACATATTCCCCGTTtcag ATATTGCTAAATCAATGTCGATGAAGCGAACAAAGACTACAgcaatcataaaaaatgtaataggcACCACACAGAAGAATGAACTTGCTAGTATACTAAAGGGTGTTCATTTCAGTTTGTTGACTGATGAATCAACAGACATCGGAACAGTCAAAACATCGTGTGTAGTTGTGCGGTATGTGTaa